In the genome of Plasmodium yoelii strain 17X genome assembly, chromosome: 14, one region contains:
- a CDS encoding apical ring associated protein 1, putative, with product MSIVIAPSSSLIYKECISVPVVSTPAVYTVYTAPSPTIITTQIQPRLPVVFISNPIGGKTIII from the coding sequence ATGTCTATCGTAATTGCCCCAAGTTCCTCATTAATATACAAGGAGTGTATATCTGTCCCAGTTGTGTCAACACCAGCCGTATATACCGTATACACAGCACCTTCCCCAACTATCATAACGACACAAATACAACCCCGTCTTCCAgttgtttttatttctaaTCCAATAGGAGGAAAAaccataataatatag
- a CDS encoding 2-oxoisovalerate dehydrogenase subunit alpha, mitochondrial, putative, translated as MMNTLQKFVCRNNNLLKLCSKRRICNLSKQNKFSGYKIYTDGLIHSEFSTDLKTVNEVAKLPIFRILDTNGNLLDGHTAPFEDEEVLNLYKQMVEFSIWDEIFYGIQRQGRISFYIVNDGEEGLHYGIGKALTVDDHLYCQYRETGILLSRGFTYEDILNQLFGTKYDEGKGRQMCICYTKKDLNIHTITTPLGSQLSHAAGCGYALKLDNKKAVAATFCGDGSSSEGDFYAAVNFASVRQSQTMFICKNNLYAISTSIKDQYRGDGIAPRALALGVESIRVDGNDLFASYLATKKMRDICIQESKPVFMEFMSYRYGHHSTSDDSTLYRPKEENDAWKKEGVHPISRLFLYLKNKNLYTDKEDQLHRKSVKEKVLKELKKYENIKRYNIVGGLFEDVYHKEDWNLKEQREQFEEFFKENKNNYDTSRFEN; from the coding sequence ATGATGAACACTTTGCAAAAATTTGTATGCAGGAATAATAATCTCCTAAAGTTATGTTCCAAAAGAAGGATATGTAACTTAagtaaacaaaataaattttcagGGTATAAAATTTACACAGATGGGCTAATTCATTCCGAATTTTCCACAGATTTAAAAACAGTAAATGAAGTTGCAAAACTTCCAATATTTCGTATTTTGGATACGAATGGAAATTTATTAGATGGCCACACTGCACCATTTGAAGATGAAGAAGTATTAAACTTGTATAAACAGATGGTGGAATTTTCGATATGggatgaaatattttatggTATTCAAAGGCAAGGAAGaatatcattttatataGTAAATGACGGAGAAGAAGGATTACATTATGGAATTGGTAAAGCATTAACTGTAGATGATCATTTATATTGCCAATATAGAGAAACTGGTATTTTATTAAGTAGAGGTTTTACTTATGAAGATATACTCAATCAACTTTTTGGAACGAAATATGATGAAGGTAAAGGGAGACAAATGTGTATATGTTATACTAAGAAGGATTTAAACATTCATACAATTACTACACCATTAGGATCGCAATTATCTCATGCTGCTGGTTGTGGTTATGCATTAAAGTTAGATAACAAAAAAGCAGTTGCTGCTACATTCTGTGGTGATGGATCGTCATCTGAAGGCGATTTTTATGCTGCTGTAAATTTTGCTTCTGTAAGACAATCCCAAACTATGtttatttgtaaaaataatttatatgctATATCAACATCTATAAAAGATCAATATAGAGGAGATGGTATTGCTCCTAGAGCATTAGCATTAGGTGTTGAATCTATCAGGGTCGATGGAAATGATTTATTCGCTAGTTATTTAGCTACCAAAAAAATGAGAGATATTTGTATTCAAGAATCTAAGCCAGTTTTTATGGAATTTATGTCCTACAGATATGGACATCATAGTACTTCGGACGACTCGACTTTGTATCGAccaaaagaagaaaatgatgcATGGAAAAAAGAAGGAGTTCATCCAATAAGTAGATTATTcttgtatttaaaaaataaaaatttgtacACAGATAAAGAAGATCAATTACATAGAAAAAGTGTCAAAGAAAAGGTattaaaagaattaaaaaaatatgaaaatattaaaagatataatattgtaGGAGGATTATTTGAAGATGTCTATCATAAAGAGGATTGGAACCTTAAGGAGCAAAGAGAACAATTTGAGGAATTTTtta